A single window of Deltaproteobacteria bacterium DNA harbors:
- the spoVG gene encoding septation regulator SpoVG, giving the protein MEITEVRIFPVNEEKLKAYVTITFDHCFVVRDLKVIHGNTGLFIAMPAKRRKDGTFKDIAHPLNSETREMMEKRILVEYEREVKRLEEQGNTGPKLAAGGDGD; this is encoded by the coding sequence ATGGAGATCACCGAGGTCCGGATCTTTCCGGTCAACGAAGAGAAGCTCAAGGCGTACGTCACCATCACCTTCGATCACTGCTTCGTGGTTCGCGATCTCAAGGTGATTCACGGCAACACCGGCCTCTTCATTGCCATGCCGGCCAAGCGTCGCAAGGACGGGACTTTCAAAGACATCGCTCATCCGCTCAACTCCGAGACGCGCGAGATGATGGAGAAGCGGATCCTGGTGGAGTACGAGCGAGAGGTGAAGCGGTTGGAAGAGCAGGGCAACACGGGGCCAAAACTCGCTGCCGGGGGCGACGGAGACTGA
- a CDS encoding ribose-phosphate pyrophosphokinase produces MGQGRNSDFKIFTGNANPSLAKSVCDNLERPLSKAEVGRFSDGEIQVEIDENVRGLDAFVIQPTSPPANDHIMELLVMVDALKRASAGSITAVIPYYGYGRQDRKVAPRTPITAKLVADLLQTAGCTRVVSMDMHAGQIQGFFNIPFDHLYAGPVFQDHIRKKYKNMDDLVVVSPDAGGVERARAYSKRLGTTLAIIDKRRPKANVAEILNLIGDVKGKDAILLDDMIDTAGTITQAAAALLEKGARSVSAYAVHGVLSGPAIERITNSPLQKVIVTDTIPMSDKVKASGKFEVLSTGRVFAEAIRRIHNFDSLSSLFS; encoded by the coding sequence ATGGGCCAGGGCCGAAACAGCGACTTCAAGATCTTCACCGGCAACGCGAACCCCTCCCTGGCCAAGTCGGTCTGCGACAACCTCGAGCGGCCACTCTCCAAGGCCGAGGTGGGCCGCTTCTCCGACGGCGAGATCCAGGTCGAGATCGACGAGAACGTGCGCGGGCTCGACGCCTTCGTGATCCAGCCGACCTCGCCGCCGGCCAATGACCACATCATGGAGCTGCTTGTGATGGTCGACGCGCTCAAGCGCGCCTCGGCCGGCTCCATCACCGCGGTGATTCCGTACTACGGCTACGGCCGGCAGGACCGGAAGGTGGCGCCGCGCACGCCGATCACCGCCAAGCTCGTCGCGGATCTGCTGCAGACCGCGGGCTGCACGCGCGTGGTGTCCATGGACATGCACGCCGGGCAGATCCAGGGCTTCTTCAACATCCCCTTCGATCACCTCTACGCCGGCCCGGTTTTCCAGGACCACATCCGCAAGAAGTACAAGAACATGGATGACCTGGTGGTCGTCAGCCCGGACGCGGGCGGCGTGGAGCGCGCGCGCGCCTACTCCAAGCGGCTCGGCACCACGCTGGCGATCATCGACAAGCGGCGCCCGAAGGCGAACGTGGCCGAGATCCTGAACCTCATCGGCGACGTGAAGGGCAAGGACGCGATCCTGCTCGACGACATGATCGACACCGCCGGCACCATCACCCAGGCCGCGGCGGCGCTGCTCGAGAAGGGCGCGCGCAGCGTGAGTGCCTACGCGGTGCACGGCGTGCTCTCGGGTCCGGCCATCGAGCGCATCACCAACTCGCCCCTGCAGAAGGTGATCGTCACCGACACCATCCCCATGAGCGACAAGGTGAAGGCCTCGGGCAAGTTCGAGGTGCTGTCGACGGGGCGCGTGTTCGCCGAGGCGATCCGCCGCATCCACAACTTCGACTCGCTGAGCTCGCTGTTCTCGTAG
- a CDS encoding DUF4190 domain-containing protein translates to MRVFCSQCGTPNDGQPGTKVMCTNCTAVFEVPGTSNFGVAQTVMSGTPPPGAPSPLTNVPTQPGAPNFPPTPAPQNLPAPNAPSWGAPAVNPGQPGPIYPAPANQAASGTNGLAIASLVLGILCCIPFASIAAIVTGALAIQQIDANRTQTGKGLAIAGISLGGISLLFTILGIIGSLVGHH, encoded by the coding sequence ATGCGCGTCTTCTGCAGCCAGTGCGGCACGCCCAACGACGGACAGCCCGGCACGAAGGTGATGTGCACCAACTGCACGGCCGTCTTCGAGGTGCCTGGCACCTCCAACTTCGGCGTGGCGCAGACGGTGATGTCGGGCACGCCGCCCCCGGGCGCGCCCTCGCCGCTGACGAACGTGCCCACCCAGCCCGGCGCTCCGAACTTCCCGCCGACGCCGGCGCCGCAGAACCTTCCCGCGCCCAACGCGCCGAGCTGGGGCGCACCGGCTGTGAACCCCGGCCAGCCTGGCCCCATCTATCCCGCGCCCGCCAACCAGGCCGCGAGCGGCACCAACGGCCTGGCGATCGCGTCGCTGGTGCTGGGAATCCTCTGCTGCATCCCGTTCGCTTCCATCGCCGCCATCGTCACCGGCGCGCTGGCCATCCAGCAGATCGACGCCAACAGGACGCAGACCGGCAAGGGCCTCGCCATCGCTGGCATCAGCCTGGGCGGCATCTCGCTGCTGTTCACCATCCTGGGCATCATCGGCAGCCTCGTCGGACACCACTAG
- a CDS encoding undecaprenyl-diphosphate phosphatase translates to MPLWVAAILGVVEGLTEYLPVSSTAHIQLAGVLLKVSDMPGFASFDIFIQLGAILAVLVEYRELLWARLLGLRKRDPKAIQLFSALIAGFIPAAIVGVIAKNAIQKYLFGITTICIAFVVGGVVMIAVDAWYKRKADRGIDGIDKVTVKHGFVIGLGQLFSLIPGTSRSMSTIVTGQLCGLSTATSAEFSFLLGLITLGAATVYTGFKDRHELMVAGGGAMVVGVVVSFFVAWAVIHGFIRYLQKRGLAPFGYYRIALAALVWITLR, encoded by the coding sequence ATGCCTTTGTGGGTGGCGGCGATCCTGGGCGTGGTGGAAGGGCTCACCGAGTACCTGCCGGTCTCGTCGACGGCGCACATTCAGCTCGCCGGCGTGCTGCTCAAGGTGAGCGACATGCCGGGGTTCGCGAGCTTCGACATCTTCATTCAGCTCGGCGCGATCCTCGCGGTGCTGGTGGAGTACCGCGAGCTGCTCTGGGCGCGCCTGCTCGGCCTGCGCAAGCGCGACCCCAAGGCAATCCAGCTCTTCAGCGCGCTCATCGCAGGCTTCATCCCCGCGGCGATCGTGGGCGTCATCGCGAAGAATGCGATTCAAAAGTATCTATTTGGCATCACAACCATCTGCATCGCGTTCGTGGTGGGTGGCGTGGTGATGATCGCCGTCGATGCCTGGTACAAGCGCAAGGCCGACAGGGGAATCGACGGCATCGACAAGGTCACCGTGAAGCACGGCTTCGTCATCGGGCTCGGGCAGCTGTTCTCGCTCATCCCCGGGACGTCGCGCTCGATGAGCACCATCGTCACCGGCCAGCTCTGCGGCCTCTCGACCGCGACCAGCGCCGAGTTCTCGTTCTTGCTCGGCCTGATCACGCTCGGCGCCGCGACGGTCTACACAGGGTTCAAGGACCGCCACGAGCTCATGGTCGCCGGCGGCGGCGCGATGGTGGTCGGCGTGGTGGTGTCGTTCTTCGTGGCCTGGGCCGTGATCCACGGCTTCATCCGCTACCTGCAGAAGCGCGGACTGGCGCCGTTTGGCTACTACCGCATCGCGCTCGCGGCGCTGGTGTGGATCACGCTGCGCTAG
- a CDS encoding ATP-binding protein: MAKAKKAVPQDDALAQLPGWAQKLAEQYYTRTVSTFLLHGAVRDQQPSTDAQGNRVFVPLKQFLAEELFGARDHVLYYDRSSGIRAATPESQQDFLRALNGFDAMYGTEMAKSMPKDPGRALQVLENYLRLRIADGKSIALVIDFAETIAPGGDMASMPEVDRFALVTLVRWAHDPQFLAANLSICLICENLAEVAPRIARNPYAAQIEIALPTEEERADFLEAKLGDRKLSEVSEVPLAALAKLTAGLSRLHLERLFTEAVERGHKISMDMLKQRKRDMIQAEALGLLEIIEPRFTLDVVAGHDKAKGMLRAAASAIKKGKTDVLPMGYLIGGPVGTGKTFLATCFAGEIGIPCVKFLNFRSQWQGVTEGNLERIFNLLKAMWPVAVIIDEADAFLGNRGSSGDSGTSARVFSQIASFMGNTEFRGKIVWFLLTCRPDLLPIDLKRQGRAEEHLALFYPQTPEERDELFRVVAKKANVNVSKVGTFSSLVPASTPTMSGADIEAALVRAKFRALSEGREHVQDQDVVKVLEDFIPPSYPMEIELQNLVAVQECTSRELIPAAFRDLKREDMTRRINEIKAMLGDR, encoded by the coding sequence ATGGCCAAAGCCAAGAAAGCCGTTCCCCAGGACGACGCGCTCGCGCAGCTCCCCGGCTGGGCGCAGAAGCTCGCCGAGCAGTACTACACGCGCACCGTCTCCACGTTCTTGCTGCACGGCGCGGTGCGCGATCAGCAGCCCTCGACCGACGCGCAGGGCAACCGCGTCTTCGTGCCGCTGAAGCAGTTCCTGGCGGAGGAGCTCTTCGGCGCGCGCGACCACGTCCTCTACTACGACCGCTCCAGCGGCATCCGCGCGGCCACGCCCGAGAGCCAGCAGGACTTCCTGCGCGCGCTCAACGGCTTCGACGCCATGTACGGCACCGAGATGGCCAAGTCGATGCCCAAGGATCCGGGCCGCGCGCTCCAGGTGCTGGAGAACTACCTGCGCCTGCGCATCGCCGACGGCAAGAGCATCGCCCTGGTCATCGACTTCGCGGAGACCATCGCCCCCGGCGGCGACATGGCGAGCATGCCCGAGGTGGATCGCTTCGCGCTGGTGACCCTGGTGCGCTGGGCGCACGATCCGCAGTTCCTCGCGGCGAACCTGAGCATCTGCCTCATCTGCGAGAACCTGGCGGAGGTGGCGCCTCGCATCGCGCGCAACCCCTACGCCGCGCAGATCGAGATCGCCCTGCCCACCGAGGAGGAGCGCGCGGACTTCCTCGAGGCCAAGCTCGGCGACCGGAAGCTCTCCGAGGTCAGCGAGGTGCCGCTGGCGGCGCTCGCCAAGCTCACCGCCGGCCTCTCGCGGCTGCACCTGGAGCGGCTCTTCACCGAGGCCGTCGAGCGCGGACACAAGATCTCGATGGACATGCTCAAGCAGCGCAAGCGCGACATGATCCAGGCCGAGGCGCTGGGCCTCTTGGAGATCATCGAGCCGCGCTTCACGCTCGACGTCGTCGCGGGCCACGACAAAGCGAAGGGCATGCTTCGCGCGGCCGCGAGCGCCATCAAGAAGGGCAAGACCGACGTGCTGCCCATGGGCTACCTCATCGGCGGCCCGGTGGGCACGGGCAAGACCTTCCTGGCCACCTGCTTCGCCGGCGAGATCGGCATCCCGTGCGTGAAGTTCCTCAACTTCCGCAGCCAGTGGCAGGGCGTGACCGAGGGCAACCTCGAGCGCATCTTCAACCTGCTCAAGGCCATGTGGCCCGTCGCGGTCATCATCGATGAGGCCGACGCCTTCCTCGGCAACCGCGGCAGCTCGGGCGACTCGGGCACGAGCGCGCGCGTGTTCAGCCAGATCGCGTCGTTCATGGGCAACACGGAGTTCCGCGGCAAGATCGTCTGGTTCTTGCTCACCTGCCGTCCGGACCTGCTGCCCATCGACCTGAAGCGCCAGGGCCGCGCCGAGGAGCACCTCGCGCTCTTCTATCCGCAGACGCCCGAGGAGCGCGACGAGCTCTTCCGCGTGGTGGCCAAGAAGGCCAACGTGAACGTGTCCAAGGTGGGCACGTTCTCGAGCCTGGTGCCGGCGAGCACGCCCACCATGAGCGGCGCCGACATCGAGGCCGCGTTGGTTCGCGCCAAGTTCCGCGCGCTCTCCGAGGGCCGCGAGCACGTGCAGGACCAGGACGTGGTGAAGGTGCTCGAGGACTTCATCCCGCCGAGCTACCCCATGGAGATCGAGCTGCAGAACCTGGTGGCGGTGCAGGAGTGCACCAGCCGCGAGCTCATTCCTGCGGCGTTCCGCGATCTCAAGCGCGAGGACATGACGCGCCGGATCAACGAGATCAAGGCGATGCTGGGCGATCGGTAG